One Leifsonia shinshuensis DNA window includes the following coding sequences:
- a CDS encoding sugar phosphate isomerase/epimerase family protein, which produces MRIGMGTTCVYPLGVETAFRTAAELGYDGVEVMVTRDDRTQSAEPLRRLAERYGTRILSVHAPVLLLTHFVWGRDPGVKLERSAELAAELGADTVVVHPPFRWQSGYAEDFLGLVRSTAARTGVTVAVENMFPWKVAGRSMAGYVPHWNPVGMDCDAVTLDFSHAALSGVDGLDLANRLGDRLRHVHLCDGSGPLDDSRVFDEHLIPGRGSQPVAEVLRSLADAGWDGSIVAEVNTRKARDAAERTAMLRETLEFARRHTDDSGAHIAAEAAEDDPATSPGPAAARARSRTGRSPSRSGGRRRSR; this is translated from the coding sequence ATGCGCATCGGCATGGGCACGACCTGCGTCTACCCGCTCGGGGTCGAGACGGCCTTCCGCACGGCCGCCGAGCTGGGCTACGACGGCGTGGAGGTCATGGTCACCCGCGACGACCGGACCCAGTCGGCCGAGCCCCTCCGGCGGCTCGCCGAGCGCTACGGCACGCGCATCCTCAGCGTCCACGCGCCCGTCCTGCTGCTGACCCACTTCGTCTGGGGGCGCGACCCCGGCGTCAAGCTGGAGCGGTCGGCCGAGCTCGCCGCGGAGCTCGGCGCCGACACCGTCGTGGTGCACCCGCCGTTCCGCTGGCAGTCCGGATATGCGGAGGACTTCCTCGGCCTGGTCCGCTCGACCGCCGCGCGCACCGGCGTGACGGTCGCGGTCGAGAACATGTTCCCGTGGAAGGTCGCCGGCCGGTCGATGGCGGGGTACGTCCCGCACTGGAACCCGGTCGGGATGGACTGCGACGCCGTCACGCTCGACTTCTCGCACGCCGCGCTGAGCGGGGTGGACGGGCTCGACCTCGCGAACCGGCTCGGCGACCGGCTGCGGCACGTGCACTTGTGCGACGGCTCCGGCCCGCTGGACGACTCGCGCGTGTTCGACGAGCACCTCATCCCGGGACGCGGCAGCCAACCGGTCGCCGAAGTGCTGCGCTCGCTCGCGGACGCCGGCTGGGACGGCTCGATCGTCGCGGAGGTGAACACGCGCAAGGCGCGCGACGCGGCGGAGCGGACGGCGATGCTCCGCGAGACGCTGGAGTTCGCGCGGAGGCACACCGACGACAGCGGCGCCCACATCGCCGCAGAGGCCGCGGAGGACGACCCCGCTACGTCGCCCGGCCCAGCAGCCGCACGAGCGCGTTCGCGTACTGGGCGTAGCCCGTCGCGGTCGGGTGGAAGGCGTCGATCCCGCTGA
- the otsA gene encoding alpha,alpha-trehalose-phosphate synthase (UDP-forming), with amino-acid sequence MSNRLPVDRVIDEAGQATWRPSPGGLVTALQPVMRAEEGVWVGWAGVAGEEIEPFEADGISILPIALSEQELQEYYEGFSNDTLWPLYHDVIAQPSYHREWWESYVRVNRRFADAAASVAAHGAVVWVHDYQLQLVPAMLREVRPDLVIGFFNHIPFPPYGIYSQLPWRRQIIDGLLGADVIGFQRVADAGNFSRAIRRLKGYETRGPIIEVPIDSDDPEAGSHRHVTTNKHGGLVRTVLARAFPISIDAEAYQELARRPSIQERAKEIREELGNPDTIMLGVDRLDYTKGIGHRLKAYGELLRDDRVSVEDVTLVQVASPSRERVETYRQLRDEIELTVGRINGDYATLGHTAVAYLHHGYPKEEMVALYLAADVMLVTALRDGMNLVAKEYVATRVDEDGVLVLSEFAGASDELRQALLINPHDIEGLKDTILQAIAMPKRDRVRRMRALRKKVLTNDVARWSASFLEALTRSAHGDHPLQDPPVNRR; translated from the coding sequence GTGTCCAACCGGCTGCCCGTCGACCGCGTGATCGACGAAGCCGGGCAGGCGACCTGGCGGCCATCGCCGGGCGGACTGGTCACGGCGCTGCAGCCCGTCATGCGGGCGGAGGAGGGCGTCTGGGTCGGCTGGGCCGGCGTCGCGGGCGAGGAGATCGAGCCCTTCGAGGCCGACGGCATCAGCATCCTCCCCATCGCGCTCAGCGAGCAGGAGCTGCAGGAGTACTACGAAGGCTTCTCCAACGACACGCTCTGGCCGCTCTACCACGACGTCATCGCCCAGCCGAGCTACCACCGCGAGTGGTGGGAGAGCTACGTGCGCGTCAACCGCCGGTTCGCCGACGCGGCCGCGAGCGTCGCCGCGCACGGCGCGGTCGTCTGGGTGCACGACTACCAGCTCCAGCTCGTCCCCGCGATGCTGCGGGAGGTGCGGCCGGACCTGGTCATCGGATTCTTCAACCACATCCCGTTCCCGCCGTACGGCATCTACTCGCAGCTCCCGTGGCGGCGGCAGATCATCGACGGCCTCCTCGGCGCCGACGTCATCGGCTTCCAGCGCGTGGCGGACGCGGGCAACTTCTCGCGCGCCATCCGGCGGCTGAAGGGCTACGAGACCCGTGGGCCGATCATCGAGGTGCCGATCGACAGCGACGACCCGGAGGCCGGGTCGCACCGGCACGTGACCACGAACAAGCACGGCGGGCTGGTGCGCACCGTGCTGGCCAGGGCCTTCCCGATCTCCATCGACGCCGAGGCGTACCAGGAGCTCGCCCGGCGCCCCTCCATCCAGGAGCGCGCCAAGGAGATCCGCGAGGAGCTCGGCAACCCCGACACGATCATGCTGGGCGTCGACCGCCTCGACTACACCAAGGGCATCGGCCACCGGCTGAAGGCCTACGGCGAGCTGCTGCGCGACGACCGCGTGAGCGTCGAGGATGTCACGCTGGTGCAGGTGGCCAGCCCGAGCCGCGAGCGCGTGGAGACCTACCGCCAGCTCCGCGACGAGATCGAGCTCACCGTCGGCCGGATCAACGGCGACTACGCGACGCTCGGCCACACGGCCGTCGCCTACCTCCACCACGGCTATCCCAAGGAGGAGATGGTCGCGCTGTACCTCGCCGCCGACGTCATGCTCGTGACGGCGCTGCGCGACGGCATGAACCTGGTGGCGAAGGAGTACGTGGCCACCCGCGTGGACGAGGACGGCGTGCTGGTGCTCAGCGAGTTCGCGGGCGCCTCGGACGAGCTCCGCCAGGCGCTGCTGATCAATCCGCACGACATCGAGGGGCTGAAGGACACCATCCTCCAGGCGATCGCGATGCCGAAGCGCGATCGTGTGCGCCGGATGCGCGCGCTGCGCAAGAAGGTGCTCACCAACGACGTCGCCCGCTGGTCGGCGAGTTTCCTGGAGGCGCTCACCCGCAGCGCCCACGGCGACCACCCCTTGCAGGACCCGCCGGTCAACCGGCGCTGA
- the otsB gene encoding trehalose-phosphatase, which produces MSDTSLPNAASDRQPAAIALATAVARLAGAQRLLLALDFDGTLAPFVDTPKAARMLPAAKAALDRLEALPNTWVAYVSGRPLSSLEIVTEADEDALLLGSHGVEVRFGRDGVSLDLTPEERATLDELGEVLGALVDSVPGTRLEVKPVGFGVHYRLLEGDGGSEVVARAYEAAASVSDALTIRDGKDIIEFSVRGANKGDGIERLRGYTHATAVLFAGDDVTDEDGFAVLRPDEGDLGIKVGEGETAAQFRVADERAVATLLGLLADARGAQAR; this is translated from the coding sequence ATGAGCGACACCTCCCTCCCGAACGCCGCCTCCGACCGCCAGCCCGCCGCTATCGCCCTCGCGACCGCCGTCGCGCGCCTGGCCGGCGCCCAGCGCCTCCTGCTGGCGCTCGACTTCGACGGCACCCTCGCGCCGTTCGTCGACACGCCGAAGGCCGCCCGCATGCTCCCCGCGGCGAAGGCCGCGCTCGACCGCCTGGAAGCCCTGCCGAACACGTGGGTCGCGTACGTCTCCGGCCGTCCGCTCTCCAGCCTTGAGATCGTCACCGAGGCCGACGAGGACGCCCTCCTGCTCGGCTCCCACGGCGTCGAGGTCCGTTTCGGCCGCGACGGCGTCTCCCTCGACCTGACGCCCGAGGAGCGCGCGACGCTCGACGAGCTGGGCGAGGTCCTCGGCGCCCTGGTCGACAGCGTGCCGGGCACCCGCCTGGAAGTGAAGCCGGTCGGATTCGGCGTCCACTACCGGCTGCTGGAGGGTGATGGCGGCTCGGAGGTGGTGGCCCGCGCCTACGAGGCCGCCGCGTCGGTCAGCGACGCCCTGACGATCCGCGACGGCAAGGACATCATCGAGTTCTCGGTGCGCGGCGCGAACAAGGGCGACGGCATCGAGCGCCTGCGCGGCTACACGCACGCCACCGCGGTCCTGTTCGCGGGCGACGACGTCACCGACGAGGACGGCTTCGCCGTGCTGCGGCCGGACGAGGGCGACCTCGGCATCAAGGTCGGCGAGGGCGAGACCGCGGCGCAGTTCCGCGTGGCGGACGAGCGCGCGGTGGCGACGCTGCTGGGGCTGCTGGCGGATGCGCGGGGGGCGCAGGCGCGCTGA